A region of Halalkaliarchaeum desulfuricum DNA encodes the following proteins:
- a CDS encoding anthranilate synthase component II — protein MTEPNAVESTPERDGTVPAAARGEPTETINEDAYLPEPDERDVDATVLVVDNYDSFAYNLVQYVGELAAEVIVVRNDAVDVEEVRDLDPDGVVVSPGPGTPAAAGISIPLFDALDRPIFGVCLGHQAMCASHGSPVGHAPDVVHGKPSTVTHDGEGLFGGLPERFEVGRYHSLCVERTDLPDELVETARTDDEREVVMGVRHETRPHVGVQFHPESILTEGGKRMIWNFLKLCERWENE, from the coding sequence ATGACTGAACCGAACGCCGTCGAGTCCACGCCCGAACGGGACGGGACCGTTCCCGCCGCAGCCCGCGGGGAGCCGACGGAGACGATAAACGAAGACGCGTATCTTCCGGAACCGGACGAACGCGACGTGGACGCGACGGTGCTCGTCGTCGACAACTACGACTCGTTCGCGTACAACCTGGTCCAGTACGTCGGCGAACTCGCAGCGGAAGTGATCGTCGTTCGAAACGACGCAGTCGACGTCGAGGAGGTCCGCGACCTCGACCCCGACGGCGTCGTCGTCTCACCGGGGCCGGGAACGCCGGCGGCGGCAGGCATCTCGATCCCGCTTTTCGACGCGCTCGACCGTCCGATCTTCGGCGTCTGTCTCGGTCACCAGGCGATGTGTGCCTCTCACGGCTCACCCGTGGGACACGCGCCAGACGTCGTCCACGGGAAACCCTCGACGGTGACACACGACGGGGAGGGGCTGTTCGGCGGCCTCCCCGAACGGTTCGAGGTCGGGCGGTACCACTCGCTGTGCGTCGAGCGGACCGACCTCCCCGACGAGCTCGTGGAGACGGCCCGGACCGACGACGAACGGGAGGTCGTCATGGGCGTTCGACACGAGACGCGCCCCCACGTCGGGGTGCAGTTCCATCCCGAAAGCATTCTCACCGAGGGGGGCAAACGGATGATCTGGAACTTCCTGAAACTGTGCGAGAGGTGGGAGAATGAGTGA